A genome region from Triticum aestivum cultivar Chinese Spring chromosome 2B, IWGSC CS RefSeq v2.1, whole genome shotgun sequence includes the following:
- the LOC123040637 gene encoding peroxidase 2 codes for MASSSLSVVLLLCLASAVSAQLSSTYYDKSCPSALSKIQAGVAAAVASDRRMAASLLRLHFHDCFVQGCDASVLLNETSVGGNERGAFGNVGSLRGFEVIEQIKKDVEAVCKKPYSNNGSVVSCADILAVAARDSVVALGGPSWEVKLGRRDSTTASVAQANQDLPPPFLDVAGLNASFAGKGFSLTDMVALSGGHTIGMAQCQNFRNRLYNEPNINTTYATKLKLNCPTSGGNTNLAPLDDDTATPPNPDLFNNDFFINLQSEKGLLHSDQVLYNATAPAGATEGIVNGFASSQAAFFSAFASAMVKMANLSPLTGSQGQVRTVCSIPN; via the exons ATGGCATCTTCATCTCTATCAGTCGTGTTGCTCCTGTGCCTGGCCTCGGCGGTGTCGGCGCAGCTGTCGTCCACGTACTACGACAAGTCGTGCCCTTCGGCTCTTTCCAAAATCCAGGCCGGCGTGGCGGCAGCCGTGGCGAGCGACCGCCGCATGGCCGCGTCGCTGCTCCGGCTGCACTTCCATGATTGCTTTGTCCAG GGCTGTGACGCGTCCGTTCTGCTGAATGAAACTAGCGTGGGTGGCAACGAGCGGGGCGCATTCGGGAACGTGGGATCGCTCCGTGGCTTCGAGGTCATCGAACAAATCAAGAAGGATGTGGAAGCCGTGTGCAAAAAGCCCTACAGCAACAATGGCTccgtcgtctcctgcgccgacatcctcgccgtcgccgcccgcgatTCCGTCGTCGCG TTGGGAGGGCCGTCGTGGGAGGTTAAACTGGGAAGGAGGGACTCCACCACGGCTAGCGTGGCACAGGCCAACCAGGACCTGCCTCCGCCCTTCTTGGACGTCGCCGGCCTCAACGCCAGCTTCGCCGGCAAGGGGTTCAGCTTGACCgacatggtcgccctctccggcgGCCACACCATCGGGATGGCGCAGTGCCAGAACTTCAGAAACAGGCTCTACAACGAGCCCAACATCAACACGACCTACGCGACGAAGCTCAAACTCAACTGCCCCACGTCTGGCGGCAACACCAACCTGGCCCCGCTCGACGACGACACAGCGACCCCCCCGAACCCGGACTTGTTCAACAACGACTTCTTCATAAACCTCCAGTCAGAGAAGGGCCTCCTTCACTCCGACCAGGTGCTCTACAACGCCACCGCACCCGCCGGTGCCACCGAAGGCATCGTTAATGGCTTCGCTTCTAGCCAGGCCGCCTTCTTTAGCGCCTTCGCCTCCGCCATGGTGAAGATGGCCAACCTCAGCCCGTTGACTGGCTCTCAGGGCCAGGTCAGGACCGTGTGCTCCATCCCCAACTAA